A region of Lycium barbarum isolate Lr01 chromosome 1, ASM1917538v2, whole genome shotgun sequence DNA encodes the following proteins:
- the LOC132602109 gene encoding kunitz trypsin inhibitor 5-like: MNPLLLLLSLSIIPFILAASSPSPVLDINGDKVRAGPNYFILPVIRGRGGGLAPTNVKQNNICPRDIIMQWNYNDPGLPVVFTRLDAKKGVVRLSTDLNVRFYTPTSCNRETIWKLGPYDDKLKQYFVVTGGVEGNPGKQTLSSWFKIEKLEKHYKFVFCPSVCKICKVICKDVGIFRTKDGVRFLALSDTPHRVMFKKTF, translated from the coding sequence ATGAACCCCCTTTTGCTACTACTCTCACTTTCAATTATCCCATTTATCTTAGCAGCTTCATCACCATCTCCAGTTCTTGACATCAATGGCGACAAAGTCCGAGCAGGTCCTAACTACTTCATTTTACCAGTGATCCGAGGAAGAGGAGGCGGGCTTGCCCCAACCAACGTTAAACAAAACAATATTTGTCCTAGGGACATCATCATGCAATGGAACTATAATGACCCAGGACTGCCTGTGGTTTTTACACGTCTGGACGCCAAAAAAGGTGTTGTTCGTTTATCAACTGATCTTAATGTCAGGTTTTATACTCCAACTAGTTGTAATAGAGAAACTATTTGGAAACTTGGGCCTTATGATGACAAGTTGAAGCAGTACTTTGTGGTGACTGGTGGAGTTGAAGGTAATCCGGGTAAGCAAACTTTGAGCAGTTGGTTCAAGATTGAGAAATTAGAGAAACATTACAAGTTCGTGTTCTGCCCAAGTGTATGCAAAATTTGTAAAGTTATTTGCAAAGATGTTGGCATATTCAGGACTAAGGATGGAGTCAGGTTTTTGGCTCTGAGTGACACTCCACACAGGGTCATGTTCAAGAAGACTTTCTGA